From the Ilumatobacteraceae bacterium genome, the window CCGATGATCGACTCGTCACAACCCCGCGCCGACGCACTGGTCCTGTTCGGCGCCACCGGCGACCTCGCCAAGCGCAAGCTGTTCCCGGCGCTGTATCACCTCGAGCAGGACGGCGCGCTCGACATCCCGGTCATCGGCGTCGCCCGGAGCGACTGGACCGACGACTCGTTCCGTCAGCACGCTCGCGACGCCATCATCGCCGCCGAGCCGCACGCCGACGCCGTCGCGCTCGACCCGCTGTGCAAACGGCTCGACCTGATCCAGGGCGACTACGCCGAGCAGGCGACCTGGGACGAGTTGCGGGCGACGCTCGATCGCCACCAGTCGTGCAACGCCGTCTACTACATGGCGATCCCACCGTCGATGTTCCCCGAGGTCGCCAACCGGCTCGCATCGGTCGACCTCAACCAGCGTGGTCGGATCGTCGTCGAGAAGCCGTTCGGTCGCGACCTCGAGAGCGCGCAGCAGCTCAACGAGACGCTGGCCGAGGTGTTCCCGGAAGAGCGCATCTTCCGGATCGATCACTACCTCGGCAAGGAGAGCGTCGAGGACCTGCTCGTGTTCCGGTTCTCCAACACCCTGCTCGAACCGGTGTGGAACCGCCGGTACGTGCGCAGCGTGCAGATCACGATGTCGGAGACGATCGGGGTCGAGGGCCGCGGGTCGTTCTACGACGGCGTCGGCGCGATCCGTGACGTGTTGCAGAACCACCTGCTGCAGGTCGTCGCCCTGCTGGCGATGGAGCCACCTGCCGGGTCCGACGCACAGTTCCTGCAAGACGAGAAGGCCAAGGTCATGGCGGCGATGCGCGCCATCGAACCGAGCGACCTCGTGCGCGGCCAGTACGTCGGGTATCGCGACGAGCCCGGCGTCGAGGAGGGGTCGTCGGTCGAGACCTTCGCCGCCGCGAAGCTCGTGATCGACTCCTGGCGCTGGGCCGGCGTGCCGTGGTACGTCCGGGTCGGCAAGGGACTGACCGCAGCTGCGACCGAAGCCGTGATCGAGTTCCACACGCCCCCACGCCTCCTGTTCGACGAGGCCGGTGGGCCGCCTCCGGGCCGCAACCTCGTGCGTTTCCGGTTGGGCAAGCAGGACGGCGTCACGTTCGCGCTCCAGGCCAAGACGCCGGGCCCGCACCTCGACAGCCAGGAGGTCGACATCTCGGTCGACTTCGCCGCCGCGCTCGGCGAGCGCTCGGCCGCCTACGAACGATTGCTCGGCGATGCGATCGCCGGGTCACCGAGGCGGTTCGCCCGCCAGGACGTCGTGGAGCAGACGTGGCGGATCGTGCAGCCGGTCATCGACGAACCCGGTCCGGTGCACCCGTACTTCCGCGGGTCGTGGGGCCCGTCCGAGGCAGAACGTCTCCTCGGCGACGGCGATCACTGGTACGCACCCAGCAGCTGACG encodes:
- the zwf gene encoding glucose-6-phosphate dehydrogenase, with amino-acid sequence MIDSSQPRADALVLFGATGDLAKRKLFPALYHLEQDGALDIPVIGVARSDWTDDSFRQHARDAIIAAEPHADAVALDPLCKRLDLIQGDYAEQATWDELRATLDRHQSCNAVYYMAIPPSMFPEVANRLASVDLNQRGRIVVEKPFGRDLESAQQLNETLAEVFPEERIFRIDHYLGKESVEDLLVFRFSNTLLEPVWNRRYVRSVQITMSETIGVEGRGSFYDGVGAIRDVLQNHLLQVVALLAMEPPAGSDAQFLQDEKAKVMAAMRAIEPSDLVRGQYVGYRDEPGVEEGSSVETFAAAKLVIDSWRWAGVPWYVRVGKGLTAAATEAVIEFHTPPRLLFDEAGGPPPGRNLVRFRLGKQDGVTFALQAKTPGPHLDSQEVDISVDFAAALGERSAAYERLLGDAIAGSPRRFARQDVVEQTWRIVQPVIDEPGPVHPYFRGSWGPSEAERLLGDGDHWYAPSS